The Apis mellifera strain DH4 linkage group LG16, Amel_HAv3.1, whole genome shotgun sequence genome has a segment encoding these proteins:
- the LOC552019 gene encoding rootletin isoform X2 — MSRPLPKNISQLSARGQMERRRPPFLRGPSRMREKIERGIGSKMDSTGSTLSGTGDCLSEEDLSPDALVRQNYELRHRLEEEAANYKRRLDTYRQAQQHQAALVSRLQAKVLQYKQKCSELENQMAESIVYDSNKVVSSAPPTTSVLDAAHQTLREIREEQIYDLDTALKKLSEERKRCEKLLQLNTTLKDQLEESHQTNEALTNDLQKLSNDWDILREELAIKEEEWREEEQAFNDYYTSEHNRLLILWRDVVSVKRLFADIKSSTERDLLKMKNNIISTFNDVSSACNNTGFAMRMQAAMHPMISQQVQQAQEQVTTDLKTELITLKQQYDVAQNEIRIKEEKINQLIRDVHSLEERCGEAETEIHRNTRLQDDIEILQSALRDIAHAVIQDAESREIESTQAPPHLHLSPTGPIPQKSPKRGTRSNTIPAFAESTISAVQAALHKYQLTIHELQVKLQTNKEQLQNTRKQCENAEENVKTLEKKAEELIIELDAVRLHCSQLNQEKDMLQKGLDTIRIEKNTLEKTRIELNNMMENLNNDCEKLQKANNKLQKICDNLEDEKLYLQSELNRLSKDVELRELNLRSEEDRCSKMREELLTLREELNKTYLSKDMLEQQKLETDGLISQIEKSKGDLELELERVLLEKSDVQEVLMKLETVCSNHEQEKQRLQEELKKVTEEKNKLANQCTDQQGDLGSLRKELLQAEQTRLDLESEKVTLNEKVKFLEIEKEKIEIELAQVTRERGDFNNQLSVLARKKETLNEELMRLKQRLEQANEMNGRINRNLEDLVKDNEEKQVLLETNEKEVQRLQEQLASMRSEKETLEGVLFDTQTSLENMHVKKTQLEKEQKELLIKQESLKGQVERLMKDLENSEKRIHEVKQTLTQQSGDQEAEFQQIISNVKKHSEENIKKLNEEKEQIKINLEKRLQQSLLQVTGEKDNEINQLQQRIDEMQQHIENLCQQHEEVLLRAENDKQQALLIAHHDQQALMEKLETVLHEMEEEKNNVERVKREAAVKTEQERNNINQLRDELNRLKTKLDETRLKTDEEKIKLDLKIEELWKERELAQRESEELQVQLHMTEDKVDSLQNQLHETIRKLKDAENLNETLRKELVDIRRQLGDSTYEKEKYNSSNKELREHVKRIESEKREQNRILEESYQKISALEDMKVNVDAERSRLQAQIRDMEKEMLQLQKQLHFTQDELQKSHQSNAQAQNDEKELQARLTNETEERERLQLQLHQVKKQLMDVDNSLKVTRQELGRLRSRADEENERWRVREQELVVRLEDSRCRERKLEDQKHNLEVCLADASQQIQELKARLGGSEGRVRALDAQLSQLEITKKEVEQKLSSVGSTLRRIAGIQMDGSVNIPFKLLSPSRRWSPARAQDHIDSSRDVILDVDPEIIRKGVRSLMQQVAQIERERDDYKTELCNLKKQLDENQEIQNRSDIQINTLLTNIRMLQDEKNSLEVKLSQKQSGYEMQSEECEQLREKIINLELMISNNSEEKIQFEEKLDKLKQVLNKVENEKRNLQEELSKSESRATKLELQRMSLEGDLQRLQMMFQEKDANIHKLQERNDTQNRTMTTLEERCTSLKSMVEQLNLALEKASTTENELKNEINSMQHNIMELTTTLQTSNEKNKQLQKQISNAENERRILSERIESMQQSLNDLKHTNQTLTDQITRLQNELANNEVQRCALESQLRIVAYPTQEENINKDEELLRQLQIAQRERSEMRGKMEALNDKMKLLEADKRNLERQLSLFKSTNRSKSYERYEKAHTELLGTSFDIDHYEQENRELRLKVRRLETQLAEKEAELIRLKSSYTHTHSVFDFNRDRTGEIERLRAAQLQAEKLLEAREQSHRQQVLRLENQIQLLREQLNQEIKRRQLYVLRSSRAGREMQQLRQALGDSLRTVAQDPSLDAVLLEHEARKLDSTLTSTTSLPPSLALPPPPSYDRSSTPAQLK, encoded by the exons CCATTgcctaaaaatatttctcaattatcAGCAAGAGGACAGATGGAGAGGCGGCGACCACCGTTTCTCAGAGGCCCTAGTAGAATGAGagag aaaatagaaagaggCATAGGCAGTAAAATGGATTCTACAGGAAGTACACTAAGTGGAACTGGAGATTGTTTAAGTGAAGAAGATCTTTCACCAGATGCATTGGTTAGACAAAACTATGAATTACGTCATCGTCTTGAAGAAGAAGCAGCCAATTATAAAAGACGTTTGGATACATATAGACAAGCACAACAACATCAGGCTGCTCTTGTTTCACGTTTACAAGCCAAA gtattgcaatataaacaaaaatgttcAGAGTTAGAAAATCAAATGGCAGAATCTATAGTATATGATTCTAATAAAGTTGTAAGTTCTGCACCTCCAACAACTTCTGTTTTAGATGCAGCTCATCAAACACTAAGAGAAATACGTGAAGaacaaatatatgatttagaTACTGCTCTAAAAAAACTAAGTGAAGAACGTAAAAg aTGTGAAAAATTGCTGCAATTAAATACAACATTGAAAGATCAGTTAGAAGAATCTCATCAAACAAATGAAGCACTTACAAATGATCTACAAAAATTAAGTAATGATTGGGATATTTTAAGAGAAGAATTAGCTATCAAAGAAGAAGagtggagagaagaagagcaagcttttaatgattattatacttCAGAACATAAcagattattaattctttggcGCGATGTTGTTTCTGTAAAACGATTATTTGCAGATATAAAATCTAGTACAGAAAGGgatctattaaaaatgaaaaataacattatttctaCTTTTAATGATGTTTCATCAGCTTGTAATAATACAGGATTTGCTATGAGAATGCAAGCAGCTATGCATCCaatg atatctcaACAAGTTCAACAGGCACAAGAACAGGTAACAACTGATTTAAAAACAGAATTAATAACACTTAAACAACAGTATGATGTAGCTCAAAATGAAATTCGtataaaggaagaaaaaatcaatcaactTATTCGTGATGTTCACAGTttg GAAGAAAGATGTGGAGAAGCAGAAACAGAAATTCATCGCAATACACGTTTGCAAGatgatatagaaattttacaatctGCATTGAGAGATATAGCACATGCTGTAATTCAAGATGCAGAAAGTCGCGAAATTGAATCAACTCAAGCACCTCCTCATCTTCATTTATCACCTACTGGACCAATTCCTCAAAAATCACCAAAAAGAGGTACAAGAAGCAACACCATTCCAGCTTTTGCTGAAAGTACTATAAGTGCTGTACAAGCAGCTCTccataaatatcaattgacTATACATGAACTTcag gTGAAATTGCAAACTAATAAAGAACAACTACAAAATACTCGCAAACAATGCGAAAATGCGGAAGAGAATGTTAAAACTCTAGAGAAAAAAGCAGAAGAACTGATTATTGAATTAGATGCAGTTCGATTGCACTGTTCACAACTTAATCAAGAAAAAGATATGTTACAAAAAGGACTTGATActataagaatagaaaaaaatactctTGAAAAAACCAGGATAGAACTTAATAATatg ATGGAGAATTTAAACAATGATTgcgaaaaattgcaaaaagcTAACaacaaattgcaaaaaatttgcGACAATttagaagatgaaaaattatatcttcaaaGTGAACTCAATAGATTATCTAAAGATGTAGAATTGAG GGAATTAAATTTGCGTTCAGAAGAAGATAGGTGCAGTAAAATGAGAGAGGAATTATTAACTCTACGtgaagaattgaataaaacatATCTCAGTAAAGATATGTTAGAACAACAAAAGTTAGAAACAGATGgattaatttcacaaattgaaaaaagcaAAG gtgatttagaattagaattggaACGcgtattattagaaaaatcagACGTGCAAGAAGTTTTAATGAAACTAGAAACAGTTTGCAGCAATCATGAACAAGAGAAACAACGATtacaagaagaattaaaaaag gtaacagaagaaaaaaataagttagcAAATCAATGTACGGATCAACAAGGTGATCTGGGTTccttaagaaaagaattacttCAAGCAGAACAAACTAGACTTGATTTAGAATCAGAAAAAGTAACTTTGaatgaaaaagtgaaatttctgGAGATCGAAAAGGAGAAGATTGAAATAGAATTGGCACAAGTTACGCGCGAACGTGGagatttcaataatcaattatcaGTTTTagcacgaaagaaagaaacattaaaCGAAGAATTGATGAGACTCAAACAAAGATTAGAACAGGCAAACGAAATGAATGGAAGAATAAATCGGAATTTAGAAGATCTTGTAAaagataatgaagaaaaacaa gTTCTTTTAGAAACTAATGAAAAGGAAGTACAACGATTACAAGAGCAACTTGCTTCAATGCGTAGTGAGAAAGAGACATTAGAAGGTGTTTTATTTGATACACAAACTAGTCTAGAAAATATGCATGTGAAAAAGACTCAATTAGAAAAGGAACAGAaagaacttttaataaaacaagaaaGCTTAAAAGGACAAGTAGAAAGATTAATGAAAGATTTGGAGAATAGCGAAAAACGAATTCATGAAGTAAAGCAAACTTTAACGCAACAAAGTGGCGATCAAGAAGCcgaatttcaacaaattatttctaacgTGAAAAAACATAGTgaagaaaacataaaaaaattaaatgaagaaaaa gaacaaataaagataaatttagaaaaacgaCTTCAGCAATCTCTCTTGCAAGTTACTggagaaaaagataatgaaataaatcaattgcAGCAAAGAATAGATGAAATGCAACAacatatagaaaatttgtGTCAGCAACATGAAGAAGTTCTTCTTAGAGCAGAAAATGATAAACAGCAAGCTCTTCTTATAg CTCATCATGATCAGCAAGCATTAATGGAAAAACTTGAAACTGTTTTGCATGaaatggaagaagagaaaaataatgtagAACGAGTCAAACGAGAAGCTGCAGTAAAAACTGAACAAGagcgtaataatataaatcaattacgTGATGAATTAAATCgtcttaaaacaaaattagatGAAACTAGATTAAAAactgatgaagaaaaaataaaacttgatctaaaaatagaagaacTCTGGAAAGAACGTGAATTAGCACAAAGAGAATCCGAAGAATTACAAGTTCAATTACATATGACAGAAGATAAAGTTGATAGTTTACAAAATCAATTGCATGAAACTATTAGAAAACTTAAAGAtg ctgAAAATCTTAACGAAACATTACGCAAAGAATTAGTAGATATTAGAAGACAATTAGGTGATTCCacatatgaaaaagaaaagtataatagtagtaataaagAATTACGCGAGCATGTAAAACGCATTGAAAGCGAAAAAAGAGaacaaaatagaatattagaagaatcatatcaaaaaatttcag cacTGGAAGATATGAAAGTAAATGTAGATGCAGAGAGATCTCGTCTTCAAGCACAAATTCGTGATATGGAGAAAGAAATGTTGCAATTACAAAAACAACTTCATTTTACTCAAGatgaattacaaaaatcaCATCAAAGTAATGCTCAAGcacaaaatgatgaaaaagaattgcaaGCTCGACTAACTAACGAAACAGAAGAAAGAGAACGTTTACAATTGCAGTTACATCAAGTAAAAAAAcag TTAATGGATGTTGACAATAGTCTAAAAGTAACAAGACAAGAACTTGGAAGATTGCGGTCACGTGCAGATGAAGAGAATGAACGGTGGAGAGTTAGAGAACAAGAACTAGTAGTTCGTCTTGAGGATAGTCGATGTCGTGAAAGAAAACTCGAGGATCAAAAACATAACTTAGAAGTTTGTTTAGCTGATGCTTCTCAACAAATTCAAGAACTGAAG gcACGTCTTGGAGGTTCCGAAGGACGAGTTCGAGCTTTAGATGCGCAATTATCGCAattagaaataacaaaaaaagaagtagAACAAAAATTAAGTAGCGTGGGATCGACTTTACGTCGAATTGCAGGTATTCAAATGGATGGAAGTGTTAATATACCCTTTAAATTATTGAGTCCATCAAGAAGGTGGAGTCCAGCAAGAG CTCAAGATCATATTGATTCTAGTAGAGATGTGATTCTTGATGTTGATCCTGAGATTATTAGAAAAGGTGTACGATCTCTTATGCAACAAGTAGCACAAATCGAACGTGAaaga gatGATTATAAAACTGAATtatgtaatttgaaaaaacaattgGATGAAAATCAAGAGATTCAAAATAGATCTGATATACAAATAAAcactttattaacaaatataagaatGCTTCAGGATGAAAAGAATTCATTGGAGGTAAAACTTTCTCAAAAACAAAGTGGTTATGAAATGCag TCAGAAGAATGCGAGCAATTACGCGAGAAGATTATCAATCTTGAATTAATGATTAGTAATAATtctgaagaaaaaatacaatttgag GAAAAActagataaattaaaacaagttttaaacaaagtagaaaatgaaaaacgtAATTTACAAGAAGAACTTAGTAAAAGCGAATCCCGCGCTACGAAATTAGAATTACAAAGAATGTCATTAGAAGGTGACCTTCAAAGATTGCAAATGATGTTCCAAGAAAAAGATGCAAATATTCAT aaattacaaGAACGAAATGATACACAAAATCGAACAATGACAACTTTAGAAGAACGTTGTACTTCATTGAAATCTATGGTGGAACAATTAAATCTTGCATTGGAAAAAGCATCTActacagaaaatgaattaaagaatgaaattaattcaatgcaACATAATATTATGGAATTAACAACTACTTTGCAAActtctaatgaaaaaaataaacag ttacaaaaacaaatttcaaatgcTGAAAATGAACGTAGAATCTTATCTGAACGTATAGAATCAATGCAACAATCTTTAAATGATCTCAAACATACAAATCAAACATTAACAGATCAAATTACACGTCTTCAAAATGAATTGGCAAATAATGAAGTACAACGTTGTGCCTTAGAATCTCAATTAAGAATAGTTGCCTATCCAAcacaagaagaaaatataaataaggatGAAGAATTATTACGACAGTTACAAATAgcacaaagagagagaagtgaAATGAGAGGAAAAATGGAAGCACTTAatgataaa atgaaATTATTGGAAGCTGATAAACGTAATTTAGAACGACAACTATCGTTATTTAAATCAACTAATCGTAGCAAAAGTTATGAACGTTATGAGAAAGCACATACAGAATTATTAGGCACAAGTTTCGATATAGATCATTATGAACaagaaaatagagaattaAGATTGAAAGTTCGTAGATTAGAAACACAACTTGCAGAGAAGGAAGCTGAACTTATAAGATTGAAATCAAGTTACACTCATACACATTCcgtatttgattttaatcgaGATAGAACGGGCGAAATTGAAAGACTTAGAGCAGCTCAATTACAAGCTGAAAAATTGTTAGAAGCAAGAGAACAAAGTCATCGTCAACAAGTTTTGCGTTTGGAAAATcag atacaaTTGTTACGCGAGCAACttaatcaagaaataaaacgTCGACAATTATATGTTTTACGAAGTTCAAGGGCAGGTAGAGAAATGCAACAATTAAGACAAGCCTTAGGCGATTCTTTAAGAACTGTAGCTCAAGATCCATCATTAGACGCAGTATTATTAGAACATGAAGCTCGAAAATTGGATTCTACTTTGACAAGTACTACCAGTTTACCACCATCATTAGCTTTACCTCCGCCACCGTCTTATGATAGATCTTCCACACCAGCACAACTCAAATga